One Brachybacterium kimchii genomic window carries:
- a CDS encoding endonuclease/exonuclease/phosphatase family protein, producing MSRSVNRRALLTGLGTSAVGGLGAVAAAGPASAAGASTGTATGSAAPTAPAGHHGRPGHGDAPLIGRARGSRLHVMTFNIRMENTAQTKPGEADHWPEREPILVDLLEREQPTILGIQEGKYGQLAAIEQALPHHRMIGYGRQGGSADEYSAIFYDPRRLRVLEWDQFWLSDTPDVIGSATWGNRVTRIVVWARMQDRRTGRELAMINTHFDHESENARIKSAQAMVDLFSDGALEGLPTIVTGDFNSPAEDSGAYTTLVGDGPMLDTWSSARKHLTRDWGTFPGYEDPVEGGDRIDWVLTTDDVTAHAVGINVHRSPAGRYPSDHAPVQALISLH from the coding sequence ATGTCCCGATCGGTCAACCGCCGCGCCCTCCTCACCGGCCTGGGCACGAGCGCCGTCGGCGGCCTCGGCGCCGTCGCGGCCGCCGGCCCCGCCTCCGCAGCGGGCGCCAGCACCGGCACCGCCACAGGTTCCGCCGCCCCGACCGCCCCTGCCGGACATCACGGCAGGCCCGGTCACGGCGACGCGCCCCTCATCGGCCGCGCCCGCGGCAGCCGCCTCCACGTGATGACCTTCAACATCCGCATGGAGAACACCGCCCAGACGAAGCCCGGGGAGGCCGACCACTGGCCCGAGCGCGAGCCGATCCTCGTCGACCTGCTCGAGCGCGAGCAGCCCACGATCCTGGGCATCCAGGAGGGCAAGTACGGCCAGCTGGCGGCGATCGAGCAGGCCCTGCCCCATCACCGCATGATCGGCTACGGCCGTCAGGGCGGCAGCGCGGACGAGTACTCCGCGATCTTCTACGACCCGCGCCGGCTGCGCGTGCTCGAGTGGGACCAGTTCTGGCTCTCGGACACGCCCGACGTCATCGGCTCGGCCACCTGGGGCAACCGGGTCACCCGCATCGTGGTCTGGGCGCGCATGCAGGATCGGCGCACGGGCCGAGAGCTGGCCATGATCAACACGCACTTCGACCACGAGTCCGAGAACGCGCGCATCAAGAGCGCCCAGGCGATGGTCGACCTCTTCTCCGACGGCGCGCTCGAGGGCCTGCCCACCATCGTCACCGGCGACTTCAACTCGCCCGCCGAGGACTCCGGCGCGTACACGACCCTCGTGGGCGACGGGCCGATGCTCGACACCTGGTCCAGCGCGCGCAAGCACCTCACCCGCGACTGGGGCACCTTCCCCGGGTACGAGGACCCGGTCGAGGGCGGCGACCGCATCGATTGGGTGCTGACCACGGACGACGTCACGGCCCACGCGGTCGGCATCAACGTGCACCGGAGCCCGGCGGGTCGCTACCCCTCGGACCACGCCCCGGTCCAGGCCCTGATATCGCTGCACTGA
- a CDS encoding C2 family cysteine protease, which produces MSGFVGADTTQLRAFSTKVSQGAERLEALGDSLARAVAAARWDGPDAEAFRETWSGYVGPSLDGYVAQLRRHGENLRQQAEDQDSASGAHGADWASRGDGPQSGYRSDSSDEDGERKPLDPQDRNGDPEIPQSMEDWDKNQEGHQEPDGPIDLDVDRFTSDSINQHGVGDCWFLASLGATARANPEFLRQHIEDNGDGTYTVTMYDQGKPVDITVNGTFNSAGVQGGGGEPNWASIYEKAAAEYMGGSYSDLNGDQPELALEMITGNDAHYDDDASLEDIQAHLAEGPVVVDTQPEKEGWWLFQNDHVEKDTVVPNHSYIVEGVENRENPPGSGDMQPMIHVRNPWGPGAEQNDKAAGDLWLTREEFDENFRRTNYVQKPETES; this is translated from the coding sequence ATGTCAGGATTCGTCGGCGCCGACACGACACAGCTCAGGGCCTTCAGCACCAAGGTCTCGCAGGGCGCCGAGCGTCTCGAGGCGCTCGGCGATTCCCTCGCGAGGGCCGTCGCGGCGGCGCGGTGGGACGGCCCGGACGCCGAGGCGTTCCGCGAGACGTGGAGCGGCTATGTGGGCCCATCACTCGACGGATACGTCGCCCAACTCCGTAGACACGGAGAGAATCTGAGACAGCAGGCCGAGGACCAAGACTCGGCATCGGGCGCTCACGGCGCGGATTGGGCCTCGCGCGGCGACGGGCCGCAGAGCGGTTATCGGAGCGACTCCAGCGATGAGGACGGTGAGCGCAAGCCGCTGGACCCCCAGGACCGCAATGGTGATCCCGAGATTCCGCAGTCCATGGAGGACTGGGACAAGAACCAGGAGGGCCACCAGGAGCCGGACGGTCCGATCGACCTCGACGTCGACCGATTCACGTCCGACTCGATCAATCAGCACGGGGTCGGCGACTGCTGGTTCCTGGCATCGCTCGGCGCCACTGCCCGGGCGAATCCTGAATTCCTGCGTCAACACATCGAGGACAACGGGGACGGCACTTACACCGTCACGATGTACGACCAGGGGAAACCTGTCGACATCACGGTGAACGGCACCTTCAACAGCGCCGGCGTGCAGGGCGGCGGCGGAGAGCCGAACTGGGCATCGATCTACGAGAAGGCTGCCGCGGAGTACATGGGCGGCTCGTACTCCGACCTCAACGGCGACCAGCCCGAGCTCGCGCTCGAGATGATCACCGGCAACGATGCCCATTACGACGACGATGCGTCGCTCGAAGACATCCAGGCCCATCTGGCCGAGGGGCCGGTTGTCGTGGACACCCAGCCGGAGAAGGAAGGGTGGTGGCTGTTCCAGAACGACCACGTCGAGAAGGACACCGTCGTCCCGAACCACTCCTACATCGTGGAGGGCGTGGAGAACCGGGAGAACCCTCCAGGATCCGGGGACATGCAGCCGATGATCCACGTCCGCAACCCCTGGGGGCCGGGCGCCGAGCAGAACGACAAGGCGGCAGGCGACCTCTGGCTCACTCGGGAAGAATTCGACGAGAACTTCCGCAGGACGAACTACGTCCAGAAGCCCGAGACGGAGAGCTGA
- a CDS encoding carbohydrate ABC transporter permease has protein sequence MADQNPVPAAPPRPVRSTGIVATAVWTVMKVLVILWCAGNVLLLAWVAMNSFRGGSRIFSRPLELPRSLSLVNYVSAWTTSSLGRGFLNSIVLVAVCTAITVVIAAMAAYALARTRVPSAGPLTSFFAIGLGIPVQVVIVPLWVAMNAVSSFMYATVGWWDERLSLGLLYVATSLPFAVFLLTGFFRSLPEELEEAAALDGASAWTIFLKVMAPLARPGLVTAGMLAAMGLWNETLLALVFVTENTKYTLPQALLGLYGTMQYTSDWGGLFAGIVIVVIPTVLLYALLGKRLVEGMTLGAGK, from the coding sequence ATGGCCGACCAGAACCCCGTCCCCGCCGCGCCGCCGCGCCCCGTGCGCAGCACCGGCATCGTCGCCACGGCCGTGTGGACCGTGATGAAGGTGCTGGTGATCCTGTGGTGCGCGGGCAACGTGCTGCTGCTCGCGTGGGTCGCGATGAACTCCTTCCGCGGCGGCTCGCGGATCTTCAGCAGGCCCCTCGAGCTGCCGCGCTCGCTGAGCCTCGTGAACTACGTGAGCGCCTGGACGACCTCGTCGCTGGGGCGCGGCTTCCTCAACTCCATCGTGCTGGTGGCCGTGTGCACCGCGATCACCGTCGTGATCGCCGCGATGGCCGCCTACGCGCTCGCCCGCACGCGGGTGCCCTCGGCCGGCCCGCTCACCTCGTTCTTCGCGATCGGGCTGGGCATCCCCGTGCAGGTGGTGATCGTGCCGCTCTGGGTCGCGATGAACGCGGTCAGCTCGTTCATGTACGCGACCGTGGGCTGGTGGGACGAGCGGCTGAGCCTGGGCCTGCTGTACGTCGCGACCTCTCTGCCCTTCGCCGTGTTCCTGCTGACGGGCTTCTTCCGCTCCCTGCCCGAGGAGCTCGAGGAGGCCGCGGCCCTCGACGGCGCGAGCGCCTGGACGATCTTCCTGAAGGTGATGGCGCCGCTGGCGAGACCCGGCCTCGTCACCGCGGGGATGCTCGCGGCGATGGGGCTGTGGAACGAGACCCTGCTGGCGCTCGTCTTCGTCACCGAGAACACCAAGTACACGCTCCCCCAGGCGCTCCTGGGGCTCTACGGGACCATGCAGTACACCTCGGACTGGGGCGGCCTGTTCGCCGGCATCGTCATCGTCGTCATCCCCACCGTGCTGCTGTACGCACTGCTCGGCAAGCGCCTCGTGGAGGGTATGACGCTGGGCGCCGGGAAGTAG
- a CDS encoding PTS ascorbate transporter subunit IIC, translated as MHVLVAIAQFLVNEILSVPAFLIGIITAIGLIALRKSVGQIAGGAIKAVLGFLLIGAGATLVTASLTPLGAMIQGALGAQGVVPTNEAIAGIAQEQFGAQVSWLMILGFVVAILLARFTPLRYVFLTGHHLLFMATLITIVMASAGMPSPVVVILGAALLGVLMVSLPALAQPWTRRITGDDSIAIGHFGSAGYIAAGTVGRLVDPKGKSRSTEDLKVPESLRFLRDSMVATALSMVLMYVIVAVIYLVRAGEKTAFTAFEGGATNVGNYLMQSVTQGLQFGIAVAVILFGVRTILGELVPAFQGIAARVVPGAVPALDAPIVFPYAQNAVLIGFLSSFVGGLVGLLLLGTVFGPLFGLALILPGLVPHFFTGGAAGVYGNATGGRRGAVAGAFVNGLLVTFLPALLLKVLGTFGSANTTFGDTDFGWFGILIGYGARPGVLLGSVILAVIGLVILGAAITVQKRVVDRGWDPAPARASLVEAVADGGSATGASDGAGAADGADAVAGGTAARYPRVAPPVGAPTPPPPPES; from the coding sequence ATGCACGTCCTCGTCGCGATCGCCCAGTTCCTCGTCAACGAGATCCTGAGCGTCCCCGCGTTCCTCATCGGCATCATCACCGCGATCGGCCTGATCGCCCTGCGCAAGAGCGTCGGCCAGATCGCCGGCGGCGCGATCAAGGCCGTCCTCGGCTTCCTTCTCATCGGGGCCGGGGCCACGCTCGTGACCGCTTCGCTCACACCGCTCGGCGCGATGATCCAGGGCGCGCTCGGGGCGCAGGGCGTGGTACCGACGAACGAGGCGATCGCCGGCATCGCCCAGGAGCAGTTCGGCGCCCAGGTGTCCTGGCTGATGATCCTGGGGTTCGTGGTCGCGATCCTGCTCGCGCGCTTCACGCCGCTGCGCTACGTCTTCCTCACCGGCCACCACCTGCTGTTCATGGCCACCCTGATCACGATCGTCATGGCCTCGGCGGGGATGCCCTCGCCCGTCGTGGTGATCCTCGGGGCGGCGCTGCTGGGCGTGCTCATGGTGTCACTGCCGGCGCTCGCCCAGCCGTGGACGCGGCGCATCACGGGCGACGACTCGATCGCCATCGGCCATTTCGGCTCCGCCGGGTACATCGCCGCTGGCACCGTCGGCCGACTCGTCGATCCGAAGGGGAAGAGCCGCTCGACCGAGGACCTCAAGGTGCCAGAGTCGCTGCGCTTCCTACGCGACTCGATGGTCGCGACCGCGCTGTCGATGGTGCTCATGTACGTGATCGTCGCCGTCATCTATCTGGTCCGCGCCGGCGAGAAGACGGCGTTCACCGCCTTCGAGGGCGGGGCGACGAACGTGGGCAACTACCTCATGCAGTCCGTGACGCAGGGCCTGCAGTTCGGCATCGCGGTCGCAGTGATCCTGTTCGGCGTGCGCACGATCCTCGGCGAGCTCGTCCCCGCCTTCCAGGGCATCGCCGCGCGCGTGGTGCCCGGTGCGGTGCCCGCGCTGGACGCCCCGATCGTCTTCCCCTACGCCCAGAACGCCGTGCTCATCGGCTTCCTCTCGAGCTTCGTGGGCGGGCTCGTGGGGCTGCTGCTGCTCGGCACGGTGTTCGGTCCGCTGTTCGGGCTGGCGCTGATCCTGCCCGGGCTCGTCCCGCACTTCTTCACCGGTGGCGCCGCCGGCGTCTACGGCAACGCGACCGGCGGGCGCCGCGGCGCGGTCGCGGGCGCGTTCGTCAACGGCCTGCTGGTCACCTTCCTGCCGGCGCTGCTGCTGAAGGTGCTGGGCACCTTCGGGTCGGCCAACACGACCTTCGGCGACACCGACTTCGGCTGGTTCGGCATCCTCATCGGCTACGGTGCGCGCCCCGGCGTGCTGCTGGGCTCGGTGATCCTCGCGGTGATCGGCCTGGTCATCCTCGGTGCGGCGATCACGGTGCAGAAGCGCGTCGTGGACCGGGGGTGGGATCCGGCGCCGGCGCGCGCGAGCCTGGTCGAGGCTGTTGCGGACGGCGGGAGTGCGACGGGAGCGTCCGACGGGGCCGGTGCAGCCGACGGGGCCGACGCGGTCGCGGGCGGCACCGCCGCGCGCTATCCGCGGGTCGCGCCGCCGGTGGGCGCGCCGACTCCTCCCCCGCCCCCGGAGAGCTGA
- a CDS encoding family 20 glycosylhydrolase translates to MRTENTPDPVSTPPTTPASPPDDPVHADSAPGVRTPVGPARRSVLAGLAAATATAAGAGTALGAPGAGPELRVGAGPARPAAPQRPSADAPETIPALRSWIAEHGSFRFRSRVVVPRGDRELRGVAETFAEDLEALTGSRVRIEDGDRAREGSILLTRTRGGAKRGRSGKAQPATGEHGTEAYGLDVAEAVTISGSAAHGVFNGTRTVLQLLAADHDHNSIPRGKARDWPDKEVRGALVDNTPRHYSMTWWKDLFRQMSHLKLNQTNLYIDGIGLDRAERKQIDELAAQYFIELVPQLNMPGHMAQILPAHPEYQLVNADGTKNPVALDLTNPKAVDWALDRMEEHLEEFDGPEWHLGSDEFPGWPGTGADHPQLDAYAQERFGKDAAFADLFADFQNQANARVKKHGKTMLVWNDMIRASKVVTLDADVTVEYWIQHPDLPGLLSGPQIAERGNPLINSHVDFMYYDQSKRNLDPRDIYESFDVNRIALDDPVDPRSVRGARICVWLAWINTPMESDAEVLENILPPLQALSQVLWGSPRPAETWDGFASVREAVGRAPGLIPLSENAIRPDPAIAHDAEERIVVAARDAHGRLHLSRQIVPGLTRFDVHTLAKDAASSPLLAADEDGALVLASRTRSGGLLLGREKAPADGRFAIERPRVQADAIALSGGVAIVRDGGDLRAVDADGGKGVRIARHATGTPSAAHDGERTVVVARRDGGRRGSGGDRGKGRGGSGGSAAGLVLVRGAGDSWRSDEIDDVSPASDPIVLAHEGEARLLVIDEDARMRLGTVEGDAVTWATLGTGASGAPTGGVGPDGAMHAAWRTSDGALMHADVTDGAGKASKAAEDVLDDPTLGFDRDGGVRLLVRTGRCTLRVAATAGSGWETADLAESTVGRAPLSWDSHGWPTYVTATSYGDLQTGTQWGKIADWGRDFMIGTISAPSDDLLPSALARVRLRDRFTKDTSDRFEVLQPQGKESAPAPRIGGGRLEISSDDPFFSLLAADTTLAKGNMSIEVQIGALLESAKTQNTVMVGTARDAKNYAVAWYSAVDQRIGFDVVSDGVLLPSGAGGTVPAVLGAGDRLGVTVTGTWMAAHVQHQGVWSRVHTGVINAPEDMTDPEVRGRCRAATALRGDAGTLALGELVVRVR, encoded by the coding sequence ATGCGCACCGAGAACACCCCCGACCCCGTGAGCACGCCGCCGACCACTCCCGCATCACCGCCCGACGACCCCGTCCACGCCGACAGCGCCCCTGGCGTCCGCACTCCCGTGGGCCCCGCTCGGCGCAGCGTGCTCGCCGGCCTCGCCGCCGCGACGGCGACCGCCGCGGGCGCGGGCACGGCGCTCGGCGCCCCCGGCGCAGGTCCCGAACTGCGCGTCGGCGCCGGCCCCGCGCGCCCCGCCGCGCCGCAGCGCCCGTCGGCCGATGCCCCCGAGACGATCCCGGCCCTGCGCTCCTGGATCGCGGAGCACGGCAGCTTCCGCTTCCGCAGCCGCGTCGTCGTCCCCCGCGGCGACCGTGAGCTGCGCGGGGTGGCCGAGACGTTCGCCGAGGACCTCGAGGCCCTCACCGGCAGCCGCGTGCGGATCGAGGACGGCGACCGCGCCAGGGAGGGTTCCATCCTCCTGACGCGCACCCGCGGCGGCGCGAAGCGCGGGAGGAGCGGGAAGGCTCAGCCCGCGACCGGGGAGCACGGCACGGAGGCCTACGGCCTGGACGTCGCCGAGGCCGTGACGATCAGCGGCTCCGCAGCCCACGGCGTCTTCAACGGCACCCGCACCGTGCTGCAGTTGCTCGCGGCCGATCACGACCACAACAGCATCCCGCGCGGGAAGGCCCGGGACTGGCCGGACAAGGAGGTGCGCGGCGCACTCGTGGACAACACCCCGCGCCACTATTCGATGACCTGGTGGAAGGACCTCTTCCGCCAGATGAGCCACCTCAAGCTCAACCAGACCAACCTCTACATCGACGGCATCGGGCTGGACCGCGCGGAGCGGAAGCAGATCGACGAGCTCGCCGCGCAGTACTTCATCGAGCTCGTCCCGCAGCTGAACATGCCCGGTCACATGGCCCAGATCCTTCCCGCCCATCCCGAGTACCAGCTGGTCAACGCCGACGGCACGAAGAACCCTGTGGCTCTTGATCTCACGAATCCGAAGGCCGTGGACTGGGCACTGGACCGCATGGAGGAGCACCTCGAGGAGTTCGACGGCCCCGAGTGGCACCTGGGGTCCGACGAGTTCCCGGGCTGGCCCGGCACCGGCGCCGACCACCCGCAGCTCGACGCGTACGCCCAGGAGCGCTTCGGGAAGGACGCGGCCTTCGCCGACCTGTTCGCCGACTTCCAGAACCAGGCGAACGCGCGCGTGAAGAAGCACGGCAAGACCATGCTCGTGTGGAACGACATGATCCGTGCGTCGAAGGTCGTCACCCTCGATGCCGACGTCACCGTCGAGTACTGGATCCAGCACCCCGATCTGCCGGGCCTGCTCTCCGGCCCGCAGATCGCCGAGCGCGGCAACCCGCTGATCAACAGCCACGTCGACTTCATGTACTACGACCAGTCGAAGCGGAACCTCGACCCGCGCGACATCTACGAGTCGTTCGACGTGAACCGCATCGCCCTCGACGACCCGGTGGATCCGCGCAGCGTGCGCGGCGCCCGGATCTGCGTCTGGCTGGCCTGGATCAACACCCCGATGGAGTCCGACGCGGAGGTGCTCGAGAACATCCTTCCGCCCCTGCAGGCCCTCTCCCAGGTGCTGTGGGGCTCCCCGAGACCGGCCGAGACCTGGGACGGCTTCGCCTCCGTGCGCGAGGCCGTGGGCAGGGCGCCGGGGCTGATCCCGCTCTCCGAGAACGCGATCCGGCCCGATCCTGCGATCGCCCACGACGCCGAGGAGCGGATCGTCGTCGCCGCCCGCGACGCGCACGGCCGCCTGCACCTCTCGCGCCAGATCGTGCCGGGGCTGACCCGCTTTGACGTGCACACCCTCGCGAAGGACGCCGCGAGCTCCCCGCTGCTCGCGGCCGACGAGGACGGCGCGCTCGTGCTCGCCTCCCGCACCCGCAGCGGCGGCCTGCTGCTGGGGCGCGAGAAGGCCCCGGCCGACGGCCGCTTCGCCATCGAGCGGCCCCGCGTGCAGGCGGATGCGATCGCGCTGAGCGGCGGTGTCGCGATCGTGCGCGACGGCGGCGACCTGCGCGCCGTGGACGCCGACGGAGGGAAGGGCGTGCGCATCGCCCGGCACGCGACAGGCACCCCGAGCGCCGCGCACGACGGCGAGCGGACCGTGGTCGTCGCTCGCCGCGACGGCGGGAGACGCGGCAGCGGGGGCGATCGAGGGAAGGGGCGGGGCGGGTCGGGAGGCTCGGCGGCCGGTCTCGTGCTCGTGCGCGGTGCGGGCGACTCCTGGCGATCCGACGAGATCGACGACGTGTCCCCCGCGAGCGACCCGATCGTCCTCGCCCACGAGGGCGAGGCGCGTCTCCTGGTGATCGACGAGGACGCCCGGATGCGCCTGGGCACGGTCGAGGGCGACGCCGTGACCTGGGCGACGCTGGGCACCGGGGCGTCCGGAGCTCCCACCGGGGGCGTCGGCCCGGATGGCGCGATGCACGCCGCCTGGCGGACGTCGGACGGGGCCCTCATGCACGCGGACGTCACCGACGGCGCCGGGAAGGCATCGAAGGCGGCTGAGGATGTGCTCGACGACCCGACCCTGGGATTCGACCGCGACGGCGGCGTGCGGCTGCTGGTGCGCACGGGCCGCTGCACCCTGCGGGTCGCCGCGACGGCGGGATCGGGCTGGGAGACGGCCGACCTCGCCGAGTCGACCGTCGGCCGCGCTCCGCTGTCCTGGGACTCCCACGGCTGGCCCACGTATGTCACCGCGACCTCCTACGGCGATCTGCAGACGGGCACCCAGTGGGGGAAGATCGCCGACTGGGGCCGGGACTTCATGATCGGCACGATCAGCGCCCCGAGCGACGACCTGCTGCCGAGCGCGCTCGCGCGTGTCCGGCTGCGCGATCGCTTCACGAAGGACACCTCCGACCGCTTCGAAGTCCTGCAGCCGCAGGGGAAGGAGTCGGCGCCGGCGCCGCGCATCGGCGGAGGACGCCTCGAGATCTCGTCCGACGACCCGTTCTTCAGCCTGCTCGCCGCGGACACGACGCTCGCGAAGGGCAACATGAGCATCGAGGTCCAGATCGGTGCTCTGCTGGAGAGCGCGAAGACGCAGAACACGGTCATGGTGGGCACGGCTCGCGACGCGAAGAACTATGCCGTGGCCTGGTACTCCGCCGTGGACCAGCGAATCGGGTTCGACGTTGTCTCCGACGGAGTCCTGCTGCCCAGCGGTGCCGGCGGCACCGTGCCCGCGGTGCTCGGTGCGGGCGACCGGCTCGGGGTGACGGTGACCGGCACCTGGATGGCCGCGCACGTGCAGCACCAGGGCGTGTGGTCGCGCGTGCACACCGGGGTGATCAACGCGCCCGAGGACATGACGGACCCCGAGGTGCGCGGTCGCTGCCGGGCCGCGACCGCCCTGCGCGGGGACGCGGGGACCCTCGCGCTCGGAGAGCTGGTGGTGCGGGTGCGGTGA
- a CDS encoding PTS sugar transporter subunit IIA produces the protein MSPSSASTIADLLPRSAIALDVAAEDRTAAIRAAGDLLSRAGNAGATYTDAMIRTVEEHGPYIVITPGFALAHARPDDSVARTGMSFVRLAEPVVFGHETNDPVTIVMALAAADDSAHQHALAALAGALADPGRRAALDTASSAEEVLAALDGDAAASAAGMGDTAASPQAGSAAQATSPADPRAPGEAPASAGPAPADPAALADAVPSKNLILTVCGNGLGTSLFLKNTAEQVLDRWGWSPYLTVEATDTISAKGRAKEADFLLTSGAIAQTLGDVGAPVEVIENFTSQAEIDAALRRLYAV, from the coding sequence ATGTCCCCCTCGTCCGCTTCGACGATCGCCGACCTGCTGCCCAGATCCGCGATCGCGCTGGACGTCGCGGCCGAAGACCGGACTGCGGCGATCCGTGCGGCGGGCGACCTGCTGAGCAGGGCCGGCAACGCCGGCGCCACGTACACCGACGCGATGATCCGCACGGTCGAGGAGCACGGCCCGTACATCGTCATCACCCCGGGCTTCGCGCTCGCCCATGCCCGTCCCGACGACTCGGTCGCGCGCACCGGCATGTCCTTCGTGCGCCTGGCGGAGCCGGTCGTCTTCGGGCACGAGACGAACGACCCGGTCACGATCGTGATGGCGCTCGCCGCGGCCGACGACTCCGCCCACCAGCACGCCCTCGCCGCGCTCGCCGGGGCGCTCGCGGATCCGGGGCGCCGCGCCGCCCTGGACACAGCATCCTCGGCCGAGGAGGTTCTGGCGGCGCTCGACGGCGACGCCGCGGCGTCTGCGGCGGGCATGGGCGACACCGCTGCTTCCCCGCAGGCCGGCTCCGCCGCCCAGGCGACCTCGCCGGCCGACCCGCGAGCACCCGGAGAGGCGCCGGCGTCTGCCGGCCCCGCTCCGGCCGACCCGGCCGCGCTCGCCGACGCCGTCCCCTCGAAGAACCTGATCCTCACCGTGTGCGGGAACGGCCTGGGCACGAGCCTGTTCCTGAAGAACACCGCGGAGCAGGTGCTGGACCGCTGGGGCTGGTCGCCGTACCTCACGGTCGAGGCAACGGACACGATCTCCGCGAAGGGCCGCGCGAAGGAGGCGGACTTCCTGCTGACCTCCGGCGCGATCGCCCAGACCCTCGGGGACGTGGGCGCGCCCGTCGAGGTGATCGAGAACTTCACCTCGCAGGCGGAGATCGACGCCGCCCTGCGCCGTCTCTACGCCGTCTGA
- a CDS encoding helix-turn-helix domain-containing protein, with translation MTTTDEFTSQTRPADGSTAPSAPSAQLAAASAAAGVRAGDQDYRNEIGRLIRDARLHSGLTQAQLAAKLSTSQSTINRIEKGQQNLTLDTLAKIGAALDSGIVGIGSSAPSHLRVEGGTTLSGAIDVKTSKNAGVALLCASLLNRGTTVLRRVARIEEVNRLLEVLSSIGVRTRWLNENNDLEIIVPEHLDLVSIDAGAARRTRSIIMFLGPLMHREQEFQLPYAGGCDLGTRTVEPHMTALRPFGLEVVATEGHYQASATPGAGPRRPIVLTERGDTVTENALMAAARYEGETIIRNASPNYMVQDLCFFLEKLGVEIEGIGTTTLRVHGKSEIRADVDYAPSEDPIEAMSLIAAAIVTKSSITVRRVPIEFMEIELAVLEDMGFTYDRTEEYLAANGKTRLVDITTHVSDLRAPIDKIHPMPFPGLNIDNLPFFAVIAATAEGQTQLHDWVYENRAIYLTDLNKLGARVQLMDPHRVLIDGSTHWSGAELVCPPALRPAVVILLAMLAAKGTSVLRNVYVINRGYEDLAQRLNALGAQIETFRDI, from the coding sequence ATGACGACGACCGACGAGTTCACCTCTCAGACCCGTCCCGCAGACGGCTCCACCGCGCCCTCTGCCCCCTCCGCACAGCTCGCCGCGGCGTCCGCCGCCGCCGGTGTCCGTGCGGGCGACCAGGACTACCGGAACGAAATCGGCCGCCTCATCCGCGACGCCCGTCTGCACTCGGGCCTCACGCAGGCCCAGCTCGCCGCGAAGCTCTCCACCTCGCAGAGCACGATCAATCGGATCGAGAAGGGCCAGCAGAACCTGACGCTCGACACCCTCGCGAAGATCGGAGCAGCCCTCGACTCGGGGATCGTCGGCATCGGATCGTCGGCCCCCTCGCACCTGCGCGTGGAGGGCGGCACCACGCTGAGCGGCGCGATCGACGTGAAGACCTCGAAGAACGCCGGGGTCGCGCTGCTGTGCGCCTCACTCCTGAACCGCGGCACCACGGTGCTGCGTCGGGTCGCGCGCATCGAGGAGGTCAACCGTCTGCTCGAGGTGCTCTCCTCGATCGGCGTGCGCACCCGCTGGCTGAACGAGAACAACGACCTCGAGATCATCGTGCCCGAGCACCTGGATCTGGTCTCGATCGACGCCGGCGCCGCCCGTCGGACCCGCAGCATCATCATGTTCCTGGGCCCGCTCATGCACCGCGAGCAGGAGTTCCAGCTCCCCTACGCGGGCGGCTGCGACCTGGGCACCCGCACCGTCGAGCCCCACATGACGGCGCTGCGGCCCTTCGGCCTCGAGGTCGTCGCGACCGAGGGCCACTACCAGGCGAGCGCGACCCCGGGCGCCGGTCCCCGTCGGCCCATCGTCCTCACCGAGCGCGGGGACACCGTCACCGAGAACGCCCTGATGGCCGCCGCCCGCTACGAGGGCGAGACGATCATCCGCAACGCCAGCCCGAACTACATGGTCCAGGACCTCTGCTTCTTCCTCGAGAAGCTCGGCGTCGAGATCGAGGGCATCGGCACCACGACCCTGCGGGTGCACGGGAAGTCGGAGATCCGGGCCGACGTCGACTACGCCCCCAGCGAGGACCCGATCGAGGCGATGAGCCTGATCGCCGCCGCGATCGTCACGAAGTCCTCGATCACCGTGCGCCGCGTGCCCATCGAGTTCATGGAGATCGAGCTCGCGGTCCTGGAGGACATGGGCTTCACCTACGACCGCACCGAGGAGTATCTCGCGGCCAACGGCAAGACCCGTCTCGTGGATATCACCACGCACGTCTCGGACCTGCGGGCCCCGATCGACAAGATCCACCCGATGCCCTTCCCCGGGCTGAACATCGACAACCTGCCGTTCTTCGCGGTGATCGCCGCGACGGCCGAGGGGCAGACCCAGCTGCACGACTGGGTGTACGAGAACCGCGCGATCTACCTGACCGACCTCAACAAGCTCGGCGCGCGCGTGCAGCTCATGGACCCGCACCGCGTGCTGATCGACGGCTCGACCCACTGGAGCGGCGCGGAGCTGGTGTGCCCGCCGGCGCTGCGTCCGGCGGTCGTCATCCTGCTGGCGATGCTCGCGGCGAAGGGCACCTCGGTGCTGCGCAACGTCTACGTCATCAACCGCGGCTACGAGGACCTCGCCCAACGCCTGAACGCACTCGGTGCGCAGATCGAGACGTTCCGGGACATCTGA